One window from the genome of Mucilaginibacter ginsenosidivorans encodes:
- a CDS encoding YraN family protein produces the protein MAQHLELGRKGEGLAKTFLEGLGYEILDENWTHGKCEIDLVAYKDGKIIFVEVKARTGNGFGEPEDFVDLRKQKLLAQAADEYIYLMDHQGEVRFDIVAILFGRDARHSLKHIEDAFWPPSI, from the coding sequence ATGGCACAGCACCTGGAACTTGGCCGCAAGGGTGAGGGCCTGGCAAAAACATTTTTAGAGGGGCTTGGTTACGAAATATTAGACGAGAATTGGACGCATGGCAAATGCGAAATAGATCTGGTGGCCTATAAAGACGGTAAGATCATTTTTGTAGAGGTAAAGGCACGGACCGGAAACGGTTTTGGCGAGCCGGAAGATTTTGTAGACTTGCGCAAACAAAAATTATTGGCCCAGGCAGCGGACGAATATATTTACCTGATGGATCACCAGGGCGAAGTGCGCTTCGATATTGTAGCCATCCTGTTCGGCCGCGACGCCCGTCATTCATTAAAACACATTGAAGATGCCTTCTGGCCA